Below is a genomic region from Staphylococcus carnosus.
TCGCTACAATATCGATATCAGGGTATTGTTTTTTCAAGACTTTGCCGACACCTGTCAACGTACCGCCTGTACCAACACCTGCTAAGAATGCATCAATTGTTCTGTCTTCAAACTGTTCAATTAATTCTGGACCAGTTGTCAATTCATGAACAAGTGGATTGGCAGGGTTTTCGAATTGTTGTGGTTCATAATAACCGTACTCTTCTTTTAATTCTTTAGCTTTTTTAATTGCACCTTTCATCGCTTCAGATCCAGGTGTTAATACCACTTCTGCGCCGTATGCTTTTAATAAATTACGACGTTCAATACTCATTGTTTCAGGCATTGTGAATACTGCTTTATAACCTTTAGCAGCTGCAACAAATGCTAAACCGATACCTGTGTTACCGCTTGTCGGTTCTACAATTGTGTCGCCTGGTTTGATTTTGCCTTCTCGTTCAGCTTTTTCAATCATTGCTAAAGCAATACGGTCTTTAACTGAGCCGCCTGGGTTTTGATATTCTAATTTAACATAAACATCAGCTGCGTCTTCAGGTACTACATTGCGTAGTTTAACTACAGGTGTATCTCCAATAATTTGAACAATATTATCTACAGGTTTCTTTGCCATAAAAAAACACTCCTTTTTAATTAAAACGATATTGAAAATAAGATAACGAGATGCATTATCCAATATGTTTAAAGCCCTATCTTTACATCTCAATTCATATTTAATTCTATTTCAAATATATCTTAGCTATTTCATCGGATATCATTATTTTATCAGACTTGTATGACAAATCACAAGTTGATTGTCTCTATTCTTTTATATTTCCTGTTTTTCGAAAAGAAAACGTGAAAAAAAGCGGATTCAATGCTTTAAAATCCGCATCGAATCCGCTCTGAATTTAATAATTATGCATTTAATTCTTCAATTAAACCTTTAAGTTCTGCTTCACTGTATTGGTATTTAGCACGGCAGAAATGACATTCTGCTTCTGCACCATGATCTTCATCTATCATAGCTTGAATTTCAGCTTCACCTAATCCTTTAATCGCATTCAAGAATTTTTCGTGGCTGCAATTACATTCAAATTTAACAGGTACTGTTTCTAAGAATTTCACATTCTCTTTACCGAGGATTTCTGTTAACAATTCTTCTGGAGACAATCCTTGATCAATCAATTTTGAAACAGGTGTCATATTACCGATTGCTTTTTCGACTTTATCAATTGTTTCTTCTTTCGCATTCGGCATTACTTGAATAATAAAACCGCCTGCAGCTTTAATAGAGTTGTCCGGGTTCACTAAAACACCAAGTCCTACTGAAGAAGGTACTTGTTCACTTGTTGCATAATAATACGTAAAGTCATCTCCAAGTTCACCAGAAACAATCGGACTTGAACCTGAGAAATAATCTTTTAAGCCGACATCTTTAACAACAGTCAAAGTGCCATCTGTACCCACTGCACGACGTACGTCTAATTTACCTTGGTCATTTAATGGGAAATGCGTTTGCGGATTAGTAACATAACCGCGGATATCTCCTTTAGCATCCGCATCTGCTACGATTCGTCCGATAGGACCATGGCCGTCAACCGTCACTGTTAATTTTTGGTCCCCTTTCAACATAGCCCCCATCATTGCTGTAGCAGTCATTGTTCTGCCTAATGCTGCTGAAGCTGTTGGCCAAGTGTAATGTCTTGTTTGTGCTTCTTGTACTGCATTTGTTGTAACAGCTGCATATGCACGGATATCACCGTCAAATGCTAATGCTTTTACGATATAATCTTGTGTCATCCTTATTACTCCTCTTACTTAGTTTTTATATTTAATACGTTTAGTCATTTTTATAATTATTTTGGTCTAAAAAATCTCTTCCTGCGTATTCTCATGATAGCAGAAAGAGATTTTAATCTACATTATTTGATTTCAAACAACAATGTTATTTTATTAATCGTTGCGACGGTCATTGTTACGATCTGATTGATTGTTATCATGGTCATCAGAAGAAGAATCATTATCACGTTGTGCATCTTCACGTTTACGTGCTTCATATTCTTTTTGGTTTTCTTCTTCTTTGTCTACTTCGGCTTCTTCTTCTTGATATTTTTTATCTTCATCTTGAACTTCATCAAGAATTTCATCATAAGATTTACCGAATTTACCCTCTGCGAAGTCTTCATCGCCATGATTTACAACTTTAGCGTCATCATAATTCACTTCAGGCAATTTGCCGTCGTAGAATAATGAATGGATTTGTTCGCGTACTAAAGTTTCTTCAGTTAACAATGTTTTCGCAATCAATCGAAGTTGTTCTTGGTGTTCTAACAAGATTTGCTTACAACGTTCATATTGTTCTTTAATAATGCGTTGTACTTCTTTGTCGATTTCATAAGCAATTTGTCCAGAGTATTCTGGATCGCCTTGCATATCTTTACCTAAGAAGACTTGGCCGCTTCCTTTCGTAAACTGCATTGGTCCAAGTTTTTTACTCATACCATATTCAGTTACCATAGAGCGCGCAATTTGTGTTGCACGTTCAAAGTCGTTAGAAGCACCCGTAGAAACTTCATTAAAGTTGATATCTTCTGATACACGACCACCTAACAAGCCGCAAATCTTATCAAGCAATTCAGGCTCTGTCATTAAGAAGCGATCTTGTTTAGGAAGCATCATTGCATAACCGCCGGCTTGACCACGCGGTACGATGGTAACTTTATGTACCACTTCTGCTTCATCCAAGACCATACCGATAATTGTATGACCCGCTTCATGGTGTGCCACAATATTACGTTCTTTTTCAGAAATAACACGTGATTTCTTAGCTGGACCTGCAATAACACGGTCTGTTGCTTCTTCAATATCACGCATATCGATTTTCTTCTTACCGTCACGAACCGCAATTAATGATGCTTCGTTCAGCAAGTTTTCTAAATCGGCACCAGAGAAACCTGGTGTTCTTTGCGCAATTGCTTTCAAGTCTACTGTTTCATCTAGAGGTTTGTTTCTAGCATGTACATATAGAATTGCTTCACGTCCTTTAACATCTGGACGGCCGACTTGAATTTGTCTGTCAAAACGACCTGGACGTAATAACGCAGGGTCTAAGATATCTGGACGGTTTGTAGCGGCAATCATGATGATACCTTCATTTTCACCGAAGCCATCCATTTCTACTAATAATTGGTTCAACGTTTGTTCACGTTCATCGTGACCGCCGCCGACACCAGCACCACGTTGGCGTCCAACAGCATCAATTTCATCGATGAAAATGATACAAGGTGCATTCTTCTTAGCATTTTCGAATAAGTCGCGGACACGGCTCGCACCGACACCGACGAACATTTCAACGAAATCAGAACCACTGATTGAGAAGAATGGTACACCCGCTTCACCTGCAACAGCACGTGCAAGTAACGTTTTACCTGTACCCGGAGGACCTACTAGAAGTACACCTTTAGGAATTCTAGAGCCCATATCTTTAAATTTCTTATTGTCTTTCAAGAAATCTACAATTTCGATTAATTCTTGTTTTTCCTCATCTGCACCCGCTACGTCAGAGAAACGTACACGGCGTTTTTGGTTATCGTACATTTTCGCTTTGGATTTACCAAAGTTCATCATACGGCCGCCACCACCGCCGCCTTGTGCTTGACTAAGGAAGAAAATAAATAATAAAGCAATAACCAATACTGGAATCAATGTTGAAAGAATACTTACAAATACGCTTTGTTTTTCTTCTTCTTTAACTGTAAACTTCAAATCTTTTTGTTTGTGTGCTTCATCTGTGACTTTTTGCAAGTCTTTTTCGTTATTATATAGCATCGTTGAAGAATAATCTTCACCGCTCTTGGTTTTTCCGCTTACTAAATATACATTCTGTTCAGGCTGGATCTCTAAAGTTTTCAGATCGCCTTTTTCGAGTTTATTCGTGAACTGTGTATAAGAAAGTTGCTTTGGCATATTGCCATTACCATTCAGCCAAGAAAATAAACCGAATATAAAAACGCCAATGATTGCGATTACAAGCACATTGCGAAAAGCTTTCTGCATGCGTTTTTTCCTCCTACTCCAATAATAAAACTAACAAAAATTGTAACACAATATAACTTTTTATGGCTAGTATTTCAACTTTAAGAAAAACTTAACCATACACATGATTAAAATGTTTATTTATTTTGGTAAACTTCAGGTTTTAATGTACCGACGTACGGTAAATTACGATAAAATTCTGCGTAATCTAAACCATAGCCTACAACAAATTCATCTGGAATTTTACGTCCTACATATTTTGCTTCAATATCTGCTTTGCGACGATTAGGTTTATCTAATAGTGTCACGATTTCTAAAGAATTCACGCGACGTGATTTCAATAATTCAGTAATAGACTTCAAAGTTGTACCTGTTTCCAAAATATCTTCAATAATCAAAACATCTTTATTTTCGATTGAGCTGCCTAAATCTTTCAGGATTTTAACTTCTCCTGTTGATTCAGTTCCGCCATGATAGCTTGAAACATCCATAAAATCGATAGATAGATGTGTATCGATACGTTTAATCAAATCTGACATAAACATAGCAGATCCTTTTAAAATACCAATACAAACAAGGTCCTTACCTCTATAGTCCTTTGTGATTTCTGCGCCGAGTTGGCGGCAAATCTGCTGAATTTCATCTTCAGTCAGTAATATTTCCTTTAAATCATCTTTCATCATGATTACACTCCTAAATTTGTGATCTCTAATTTTTTTTCATAATTCGGCGCAGTAAAAAGTGTGCCGACTGCGACTATCTCCCCTTGTTTATTCAGCAATATGGGCAATCGATCGCGTTCGTAGCCTGGAACTTTGCGATTGATCATCAAGCGGTTGACTTTCTGATGGCCTCTGTTTTGAGGTAAAACAAAACGGTCACCTGCTTGGCGTACACGAACCACTATCGGCAAATCCGCATCCTCAATTGTTTCATCGATTATAATTTGATATGTACCAAACTGATAATGTCCTGATTGTGTAATCCGCTTCGGTGTTAAATCTGTATCTGTATAACCCATTATTATAAATTTATCATACACAATTTGAATATTCCATTTATCTGTCGCATAAATTACAGCTTGAGCAGCTGAACTCTCCAGTTGTGCAAACCATTCATGATAAGCATGTTCAGAAATAGGTTGGTTTTTTGTCCACTTATTCAACAACTTATCCATAACTGTAGTTTTTTGTGAATGCATCAGCTGGTTGAATGCATTGCGGTCTATATTGATACGCTCTTGTTCAGTTTCTGTATTTTCTTGAATAAATCGATCTGCAGTATCTTGCAGCTGCTGAAATTGTGCATCATGCCATTGTTTTAATTTCAATAATTGCGAAACATCCAGCTGCGGATTTTCATCAATCTCCGGCAAAATACGATTACGGATATCATTTCTGACATAATGGTTATCTGTATTAGATGCATCTTCATAATAAGGCACTTCATTGGTCACTTGATACTGTCTGATAACCCTTTTAGTGACATTCAGCAACGGACGAACCAATTTAAAACCAGGACGTGTTTCTTGTACAGACATCCCTAACGGACTTCTTGTCGATCTGCCTGTCATGATCCGGTAAAAAATAGTTTCTAATTGATCATCTTGGTGATGTGCAGTTACTAAT
It encodes:
- the tilS gene encoding tRNA lysidine(34) synthetase TilS, with product MNIYTQGWTENDHLAIAVSTGVDSMVLLDVLTTEFAHTYQKLTVLHVNHGIREASKEEEQFIRDYCEKHQIPLAVHHLDLSELTAQGKSIQHTAREQRYDWFETHMKTIGANVLVTAHHQDDQLETIFYRIMTGRSTRSPLGMSVQETRPGFKLVRPLLNVTKRVIRQYQVTNEVPYYEDASNTDNHYVRNDIRNRILPEIDENPQLDVSQLLKLKQWHDAQFQQLQDTADRFIQENTETEQERINIDRNAFNQLMHSQKTTVMDKLLNKWTKNQPISEHAYHEWFAQLESSAAQAVIYATDKWNIQIVYDKFIIMGYTDTDLTPKRITQSGHYQFGTYQIIIDETIEDADLPIVVRVRQAGDRFVLPQNRGHQKVNRLMINRKVPGYERDRLPILLNKQGEIVAVGTLFTAPNYEKKLEITNLGV
- the hslO gene encoding Hsp33 family molecular chaperone HslO, whose product is MTQDYIVKALAFDGDIRAYAAVTTNAVQEAQTRHYTWPTASAALGRTMTATAMMGAMLKGDQKLTVTVDGHGPIGRIVADADAKGDIRGYVTNPQTHFPLNDQGKLDVRRAVGTDGTLTVVKDVGLKDYFSGSSPIVSGELGDDFTYYYATSEQVPSSVGLGVLVNPDNSIKAAGGFIIQVMPNAKEETIDKVEKAIGNMTPVSKLIDQGLSPEELLTEILGKENVKFLETVPVKFECNCSHEKFLNAIKGLGEAEIQAMIDEDHGAEAECHFCRAKYQYSEAELKGLIEELNA
- the ftsH gene encoding ATP-dependent zinc metalloprotease FtsH, which produces MQKAFRNVLVIAIIGVFIFGLFSWLNGNGNMPKQLSYTQFTNKLEKGDLKTLEIQPEQNVYLVSGKTKSGEDYSSTMLYNNEKDLQKVTDEAHKQKDLKFTVKEEEKQSVFVSILSTLIPVLVIALLFIFFLSQAQGGGGGGRMMNFGKSKAKMYDNQKRRVRFSDVAGADEEKQELIEIVDFLKDNKKFKDMGSRIPKGVLLVGPPGTGKTLLARAVAGEAGVPFFSISGSDFVEMFVGVGASRVRDLFENAKKNAPCIIFIDEIDAVGRQRGAGVGGGHDEREQTLNQLLVEMDGFGENEGIIMIAATNRPDILDPALLRPGRFDRQIQVGRPDVKGREAILYVHARNKPLDETVDLKAIAQRTPGFSGADLENLLNEASLIAVRDGKKKIDMRDIEEATDRVIAGPAKKSRVISEKERNIVAHHEAGHTIIGMVLDEAEVVHKVTIVPRGQAGGYAMMLPKQDRFLMTEPELLDKICGLLGGRVSEDINFNEVSTGASNDFERATQIARSMVTEYGMSKKLGPMQFTKGSGQVFLGKDMQGDPEYSGQIAYEIDKEVQRIIKEQYERCKQILLEHQEQLRLIAKTLLTEETLVREQIHSLFYDGKLPEVNYDDAKVVNHGDEDFAEGKFGKSYDEILDEVQDEDKKYQEEEAEVDKEEENQKEYEARKREDAQRDNDSSSDDHDNNQSDRNNDRRND
- the cysK gene encoding cysteine synthase A, whose product is MAKKPVDNIVQIIGDTPVVKLRNVVPEDAADVYVKLEYQNPGGSVKDRIALAMIEKAEREGKIKPGDTIVEPTSGNTGIGLAFVAAAKGYKAVFTMPETMSIERRNLLKAYGAEVVLTPGSEAMKGAIKKAKELKEEYGYYEPQQFENPANPLVHELTTGPELIEQFEDRTIDAFLAGVGTGGTLTGVGKVLKKQYPDIDIVAIEPEDSPVLSGGEPGPHKLQGLGAGFVPDTLDTKIYDEVIKVGNEIAMETSRRVAKEEGILAGISSGAAIHAAIQKAKQLGKGKTVVTVLPSNGERYLSTPLYSFEDK
- the hpt gene encoding hypoxanthine phosphoribosyltransferase; this translates as MKDDLKEILLTEDEIQQICRQLGAEITKDYRGKDLVCIGILKGSAMFMSDLIKRIDTHLSIDFMDVSSYHGGTESTGEVKILKDLGSSIENKDVLIIEDILETGTTLKSITELLKSRRVNSLEIVTLLDKPNRRKADIEAKYVGRKIPDEFVVGYGLDYAEFYRNLPYVGTLKPEVYQNK